A window of candidate division KSB1 bacterium contains these coding sequences:
- a CDS encoding DNA-processing protein DprA: MNIESKYPYWMALSHLPKWGNEKINQLIIDILVTKKLSFQEFFALDEKDLKAKFRLSDNQIADIQKVKSELPNYSFLAENLLEQGFQLIPINSKDYSETLKQNLKRKASPPLLYVKGNTKLLNEESIAIVGSRKASEISLEFTKTIAKQCAENYKVVVSGFAKGVDKMALDATLEFNGHSIIVLPQGILTFGSGIKKYYKKIINGDVLILSTYHPKAPWSVGLAMNRNTFIYGLAKTIYVAESDTKGGTWNGVMSGLKKGRKIFIRKPDPNEKNANNMLILQGAIPVDTFGNPIESIENNIEEKLKQILSKGHLTAKAINERLDIEIDQKNLQKLLSNLSFIDSKSAKRKTYYFLKDSIPAQPELFNQV; encoded by the coding sequence ATGAATATAGAAAGCAAATATCCATATTGGATGGCTCTAAGTCATCTTCCAAAATGGGGAAATGAAAAAATAAACCAGCTAATCATAGATATCCTTGTTACAAAAAAATTATCATTTCAAGAGTTTTTTGCTTTAGATGAAAAAGATTTAAAAGCTAAATTTCGTCTTTCTGATAATCAAATAGCTGATATTCAAAAAGTAAAGTCAGAACTGCCCAACTATTCTTTCCTTGCTGAAAACTTGTTAGAACAGGGTTTCCAGCTCATTCCCATAAACTCTAAAGACTATTCAGAAACACTGAAACAAAACTTGAAAAGAAAAGCTTCGCCCCCATTATTATATGTAAAAGGTAATACAAAGCTCTTGAATGAAGAATCCATTGCTATAGTAGGTTCGAGAAAAGCGTCCGAAATTTCATTAGAGTTTACAAAAACGATTGCAAAACAATGTGCAGAAAATTATAAAGTAGTGGTTAGCGGTTTTGCAAAAGGTGTTGATAAAATGGCTCTTGATGCAACATTAGAGTTTAATGGGCACAGTATTATTGTTCTTCCCCAGGGTATATTAACATTTGGCAGCGGTATTAAGAAATACTATAAAAAAATAATCAATGGTGATGTGTTAATTTTAAGCACGTATCATCCAAAAGCGCCATGGTCCGTTGGCCTGGCAATGAATAGAAATACTTTTATTTATGGCCTTGCAAAAACGATTTATGTTGCGGAATCGGATACTAAAGGTGGCACATGGAATGGTGTAATGAGTGGTTTAAAAAAAGGTCGAAAAATATTTATTCGTAAACCAGACCCAAATGAAAAAAATGCAAATAATATGTTAATTTTACAGGGCGCTATCCCGGTAGACACATTTGGAAATCCCATTGAGTCAATTGAAAATAATATAGAAGAAAAACTAAAACAAATATTATCCAAAGGTCATTTGACAGCAAAGGCAATAAATGAAAGATTAGATATTGAAATTGACCAGAAAAATCTTCAAAAACTGCTCTCAAATTTATCATTTATTGATTCAAAATCAGCAAAACGAAAAACATATTATTTTTTAAAGGATTCTATTCCAGCACAACCAGAATTATTTAATCAAGTTTGA
- a CDS encoding RecQ family ATP-dependent DNA helicase translates to MTRTEAESRLKRIFNFDKFYDDQWATISRILNGERLLLIEKTGYGKSLCYQFPATQFKGLTVIFSPLIALMRDQVNYLKSIGIKAACINSEQKPEDNNRILAKAKSNQLKILYIAPERQDNQEWLDAVRSFDISIIVIDEAHCISVWGHDFRPAFRRIINLVNLLPQNFPVLATTATATNRVAKDIMKQMGKNVTLIRGNLLRDNFSINVVIVNDKDEKMVWLADFLLKVKGNGLIYTGTRVTTETFSAWLQFNHIEAINYNAGLDAISRNEIEKGLQSNRWKCVVSTNALGMGIDKPDIRFIIHTQIPQSLIHYYQEIGRAGRDGKPTQLFLLYSPEDLKLPTHFIKNSRPSLKKYQRVIDALKEEPLGEWDLMRKTNLTQTQIRVIKADLMDQRIIRKVLYSKRNKYEYQFNAPDLDTKPFEELRKFKFHELEQMFEYIRSGTCRMEYLCKYLGDYSVVTCGKCDNDRNITHKVSINNFWRSKIHSFRNSYFPELPFESKSSNIINGVAASYYGVSNIGSTIHRCKYENGGDFPDHLLKQTLRAFRFKFGSEKFDFILYIPPTESGDLVKNFAEKVSKVLKIPISHNLKKTRATKPQKVFTNSVLKRDNVNHAFSYESIDDMNGKKILVIDDIFDSGATIKEIGKYLTTSGAALVAPLVIAKTVGGDIA, encoded by the coding sequence ATGACAAGAACTGAAGCCGAAAGTAGATTAAAACGCATATTCAATTTTGACAAATTTTATGATGATCAATGGGCTACGATCTCAAGAATCTTAAATGGTGAACGATTGTTGCTAATTGAAAAAACAGGTTATGGCAAATCATTATGCTATCAATTTCCCGCCACCCAATTCAAAGGATTAACTGTCATTTTCTCACCATTAATAGCTCTTATGCGAGATCAGGTAAATTATTTAAAATCTATTGGTATCAAAGCAGCATGTATAAACAGCGAGCAAAAGCCGGAAGATAATAATAGAATTTTAGCAAAAGCAAAAAGCAATCAACTTAAAATCCTTTACATCGCACCTGAGAGACAAGACAACCAGGAATGGCTTGATGCTGTTCGCAGTTTTGATATATCAATAATCGTTATTGATGAAGCACATTGTATTTCGGTGTGGGGTCATGATTTCCGTCCTGCATTTCGAAGAATCATAAATCTGGTAAATTTATTACCCCAAAATTTCCCTGTATTAGCCACCACGGCTACTGCTACAAATCGTGTTGCGAAAGACATAATGAAGCAAATGGGTAAAAATGTTACTCTAATCCGTGGAAATTTGTTACGTGATAATTTTTCGATAAATGTTGTTATTGTAAATGATAAAGATGAAAAAATGGTCTGGCTGGCTGATTTTCTGTTGAAAGTTAAAGGAAATGGGCTAATTTATACGGGCACTCGGGTTACAACTGAAACATTTTCCGCCTGGTTACAATTTAATCATATCGAAGCAATAAACTATAATGCTGGCCTGGATGCTATTTCGAGAAATGAAATAGAAAAAGGGCTACAATCAAATCGTTGGAAATGTGTAGTTTCTACAAATGCTCTGGGCATGGGTATTGATAAGCCGGATATTCGATTTATTATTCACACCCAAATTCCACAATCACTCATTCATTATTATCAGGAAATTGGACGAGCTGGTCGGGATGGGAAACCAACACAATTATTTCTGCTTTATAGCCCTGAAGATTTGAAACTTCCAACACATTTCATTAAAAACAGCAGGCCATCATTAAAAAAATATCAACGTGTTATTGATGCTTTAAAGGAAGAACCGCTTGGCGAGTGGGATTTGATGAGAAAAACCAATCTGACCCAAACTCAAATCAGAGTCATAAAAGCAGATTTGATGGATCAAAGGATTATCCGAAAAGTATTATACAGCAAAAGGAATAAATATGAATATCAGTTCAACGCTCCTGATTTGGACACCAAACCATTTGAAGAATTGCGAAAGTTCAAGTTTCATGAACTTGAGCAAATGTTCGAATATATTCGCTCAGGAACTTGCAGGATGGAATATTTGTGCAAGTATTTAGGTGATTACAGTGTTGTAACGTGTGGAAAATGTGATAACGATCGAAATATAACACATAAAGTAAGTATTAACAATTTTTGGCGATCAAAGATACACTCATTTAGAAATTCTTATTTCCCCGAATTACCGTTTGAAAGCAAATCATCTAATATTATAAATGGTGTTGCAGCCTCCTATTATGGTGTTTCAAATATCGGTTCAACAATTCATCGTTGTAAATACGAAAATGGGGGTGATTTTCCTGATCACTTGTTAAAACAAACGCTGCGGGCTTTTCGATTTAAATTTGGTAGTGAAAAATTCGATTTTATTCTTTATATTCCACCAACAGAGTCAGGTGATCTGGTGAAAAATTTTGCAGAAAAAGTATCCAAAGTGCTAAAAATTCCCATTTCCCATAATTTAAAGAAAACGCGAGCTACAAAACCACAAAAGGTATTTACGAATTCCGTGCTCAAACGGGACAACGTAAATCATGCTTTTTCCTATGAATCCATTGATGATATGAATGGTAAAAAAATATTGGTCATTGATGATATCTTTGATAGCGGTGCAACGATTAAAGAAATTGGAAAATATTTAACAACATCAGGTGCAGCATTGGTTGCGCCATTAGTCATTGCAAAAACAGTCGGTGGTGATATAGCATGA
- a CDS encoding GIY-YIG nuclease family protein has translation MFTVYALYSSKYDKIYIGYTSNLQARFKSHNKLATKGWTIKFRPWEILYTEEYLTKSEAMKREKQLKSYKGRQFIRHLINNRK, from the coding sequence ATGTTTACTGTCTATGCTTTATACTCATCAAAGTATGATAAAATCTATATTGGCTACACCTCAAATTTGCAAGCCCGCTTCAAATCTCATAACAAATTGGCTACAAAAGGATGGACAATCAAATTCCGGCCATGGGAAATTTTATATACTGAGGAATACTTGACGAAATCTGAGGCCATGAAACGAGAAAAGCAATTAAAATCTTATAAAGGCAGACAGTTTATAAGGCATTTAATTAATAATCGCAAGTAG
- a CDS encoding glycosyl hydrolase, whose protein sequence is MNLSLYRIRSLNVTILAIVICTLLPGYVNAQSGQALDVWPEIQNHHKPACFWWWPGNAVDSVNIDRILTTMHATGIGGVSIVPIYGVKGYEDQFIPFLSSNWLNMLQHTLNETKRLGMWVDMSTGTGWPYGGPHVTLNDADARVHYENGELSQRFSGRKVKRAAPGGEGFSINPYSPAAMRRYLSRFDSVLNTINTGNLRAQYHDSFEYSGNWCTGFFQEFKARRDYDLEPHLGVLFGGSDPESRARIKSDYRKTLSELHLEYMNTWHSWSNRRGHLTRNQAHGAPANLLDVYAACDIPETETFGASEFDIPGLRRDSTNVSRQDKPRPLVMRMASSAAHVTGKTRVSSESCTWLRNHFNTALSQIKPEIDQLFLCGVNQVIYHGYCYSPQEAQWPGWLFYASIQMNSRNSIWKDVKPLNDYIARCQSVLQSGKPANDILLYWPVYDIWHDPDGLQKQLKVHDPAWIKESECGKTAKWLIEHGYAFDYISDHQLRTVRVEGEHLWTADVPYQTVLIPETQHMPVQTLRRLLSLAEQGADIVFIENLPKDVPGFYQWEQRRKALQTLVSALRFENAGAGKDRQHRATHANGRIYKSPLAVELFNRIGIAGEDMCGAGLEFIRRRHPDGMSYFIANLSAEPVNDWISPAVAFQSARIMDPLTAETGVAPSRGPREERQLFLQLQPGQSLIVRTFKDKTITGDIWPVMQASDEPVPVTGEMAGALYQRRTGAAGILQHKASGVLD, encoded by the coding sequence ATGAACCTTAGTCTGTATCGAATCCGATCGTTAAACGTTACGATTTTAGCTATAGTGATATGTACACTGTTGCCGGGTTATGTAAATGCGCAAAGCGGGCAGGCGTTGGATGTATGGCCTGAGATTCAAAACCATCACAAACCCGCCTGTTTCTGGTGGTGGCCGGGGAATGCAGTGGATTCTGTAAATATCGACCGGATTCTGACCACTATGCACGCAACCGGGATCGGCGGGGTGTCGATTGTGCCGATTTATGGCGTCAAGGGGTATGAGGATCAGTTTATCCCGTTTTTATCATCAAACTGGCTGAATATGTTGCAGCATACGCTGAACGAGACAAAGCGTCTCGGGATGTGGGTGGACATGAGCACCGGCACGGGATGGCCGTACGGGGGGCCGCATGTGACTCTGAACGATGCGGATGCCCGGGTGCATTACGAGAACGGAGAACTGTCACAGCGCTTTTCAGGAAGAAAAGTAAAACGTGCCGCACCCGGAGGTGAAGGTTTTTCCATTAATCCCTATTCGCCCGCGGCCATGCGCCGCTATCTGAGTCGGTTCGACAGCGTGCTGAATACTATCAATACAGGAAATCTGCGCGCGCAATATCATGATTCCTTTGAATATAGCGGCAACTGGTGCACCGGATTTTTTCAGGAATTCAAAGCGCGCCGGGACTATGATCTTGAACCCCATCTTGGTGTTTTATTTGGTGGAAGTGATCCTGAAAGCCGGGCCCGGATCAAATCCGATTATCGAAAAACGTTATCCGAATTACATTTGGAATATATGAACACCTGGCATAGCTGGTCGAACCGACGCGGCCATTTGACGCGCAACCAGGCGCACGGCGCTCCGGCCAATCTGCTGGACGTGTATGCGGCCTGTGATATCCCGGAAACGGAAACCTTTGGCGCCTCCGAGTTTGATATCCCGGGTTTGCGCCGGGATTCCACGAATGTGAGCCGGCAGGATAAACCCAGACCCCTGGTCATGCGCATGGCCTCTTCGGCCGCGCATGTGACCGGCAAGACCCGGGTGTCTTCAGAGTCCTGCACCTGGCTGCGCAATCATTTCAACACAGCGCTGTCGCAGATCAAACCGGAAATCGACCAATTGTTTCTTTGCGGGGTCAATCAGGTCATTTATCATGGATATTGTTACTCTCCTCAGGAGGCGCAATGGCCGGGCTGGCTGTTTTATGCCTCCATACAAATGAATTCACGAAATTCCATCTGGAAGGATGTCAAACCGCTGAATGACTATATTGCCCGCTGTCAGTCTGTGCTGCAGTCCGGGAAACCCGCCAATGATATTCTGCTCTACTGGCCGGTTTATGATATCTGGCATGATCCGGACGGATTGCAGAAACAACTCAAGGTGCATGACCCGGCCTGGATAAAAGAATCTGAATGCGGGAAAACCGCAAAATGGCTGATCGAGCACGGGTATGCATTTGATTATATATCGGATCATCAGCTGCGGACTGTTCGGGTTGAAGGGGAGCATCTTTGGACTGCGGATGTGCCGTATCAGACCGTGCTCATCCCCGAAACGCAGCACATGCCGGTGCAAACCCTGCGGCGGCTGCTGAGCCTGGCTGAACAGGGTGCGGATATTGTGTTTATCGAGAATCTGCCAAAGGACGTTCCCGGATTCTATCAGTGGGAACAACGCAGAAAAGCGTTGCAGACGCTGGTATCCGCTTTAAGGTTTGAAAATGCAGGAGCGGGTAAAGACAGGCAGCACCGCGCGACCCATGCCAACGGCCGTATTTACAAGAGCCCCCTGGCTGTTGAACTGTTCAACCGGATCGGCATTGCGGGTGAGGATATGTGTGGGGCCGGACTCGAGTTTATCCGTCGTCGGCACCCGGACGGCATGAGTTATTTTATTGCAAATCTGTCTGCAGAGCCTGTGAATGACTGGATATCTCCGGCGGTTGCGTTTCAATCCGCCCGGATCATGGATCCTTTAACAGCAGAAACCGGTGTGGCGCCGTCGCGCGGTCCACGGGAGGAGCGGCAGCTTTTTTTACAGTTGCAACCCGGACAAAGTCTGATTGTAAGAACGTTTAAGGATAAAACTATAACCGGGGATATCTGGCCGGTGATGCAAGCGAGCGATGAACCGGTGCCGGTCACAGGCGAAATGGCAGGTGCGCTTTATCAACGGCGGACCGGAGCTGCCGGAATCCTGCAGCATAAAGCGTCTGGGGTCCTGGACTGA
- a CDS encoding sulfatase codes for MKNQNRRVFLKHIGLATAAFAHPRLLLPAAQNKQPNILFIMSDDHAVNAVSCYGSRLQSVMQTPNIDRLAKEGARLDHCFCTNSICVPSRATIMTGQYSHVNKVYTLRDKLNPASPNVAKLLQDNGYQTALFGKWHLSVDPDGFDDWNVLPGQGRYHNPVLIDKTGHEQVYKGHSTDVITDLTLAWLENHENKRPFFLMCQFKAPHERWEYADRYRNFLKHTDLPDPESMWEDKGHRSPGSREYGYTLETMAGRLARENYHTETALDTSDLNNRQIRKAAYQQFVKMYLRTIKGVDDNVGRLLNYLDDHQLTENTVVIYTSDQGYFLGEHDYIDKRWMYEESLRMPFVVRYPKEIPSDSVNKDIIINPDFAPTFLDYAGMPTPDRMQGRSFRKNLSGHSPEDWRQAMYYRYWMHCSRPAHMGVRTQRYKLIFFYGQPLDMTGTDPEPTKTGWELYDLKTDPLEMQNLYSDPGYRNIVIELKQELKRLRQDLGDTDENYPVMQEIFKAY; via the coding sequence ATGAAAAATCAGAACAGGCGCGTCTTTTTAAAACATATCGGCCTGGCAACTGCGGCTTTTGCGCATCCCCGCCTGTTGCTGCCGGCTGCTCAGAATAAACAACCAAATATTCTATTTATCATGTCCGACGACCACGCCGTGAACGCCGTCAGCTGCTACGGCTCACGACTGCAGTCGGTGATGCAGACACCAAATATTGACCGTCTGGCAAAAGAAGGTGCGCGGCTGGATCATTGCTTCTGCACCAATTCCATCTGTGTACCCAGCCGGGCAACGATCATGACCGGTCAGTACAGTCATGTTAACAAAGTATACACCCTGCGCGATAAATTGAATCCGGCCAGTCCCAATGTAGCCAAACTGCTGCAAGACAACGGTTATCAGACAGCTCTATTCGGGAAATGGCATCTTTCAGTTGATCCGGATGGATTTGATGACTGGAACGTCCTGCCGGGACAAGGCCGCTATCACAATCCGGTGCTGATTGACAAAACCGGTCATGAACAGGTATATAAAGGCCATTCCACAGACGTGATCACCGATCTTACCCTGGCCTGGCTGGAGAACCACGAGAACAAACGACCGTTTTTTCTCATGTGCCAGTTCAAGGCGCCGCACGAACGCTGGGAATATGCCGACCGTTATCGGAATTTCCTCAAACATACGGATCTGCCGGATCCTGAGAGCATGTGGGAAGATAAAGGCCATCGGTCTCCGGGTTCACGCGAGTATGGTTATACCCTGGAGACCATGGCCGGCCGGCTGGCGCGTGAGAATTATCACACAGAGACGGCTCTTGATACCAGTGATTTAAATAACCGCCAAATCCGCAAAGCGGCTTATCAGCAGTTTGTCAAAATGTACCTGCGTACCATCAAAGGTGTGGATGATAATGTTGGCAGATTGCTCAACTATCTGGATGATCATCAATTAACTGAAAATACAGTTGTGATTTACACCTCGGATCAGGGGTATTTTCTGGGGGAACATGATTATATTGACAAGCGCTGGATGTATGAGGAATCGCTGCGCATGCCGTTTGTGGTCCGCTATCCGAAAGAAATTCCTTCAGACAGCGTGAATAAAGATATCATCATTAATCCCGATTTTGCACCGACGTTTCTGGATTATGCGGGAATGCCAACACCGGATCGTATGCAGGGCCGCAGTTTTCGAAAGAATTTATCCGGTCACTCCCCTGAAGATTGGCGTCAGGCCATGTACTACCGCTACTGGATGCACTGCAGCCGTCCTGCACATATGGGCGTGCGCACGCAGCGCTACAAACTGATCTTTTTTTACGGTCAACCACTGGATATGACTGGTACTGATCCCGAACCGACTAAAACCGGATGGGAACTGTATGATCTGAAAACCGATCCGCTTGAAATGCAGAATCTCTACTCTGATCCCGGTTATCGGAATATCGTGATTGAGCTCAAGCAGGAACTGAAACGTCTGCGGCAGGATCTGGGAGATACGGATGAAAATTATCCGGTAATGCAGGAAATTTTTAAAGCCTATTAA
- a CDS encoding GH32 C-terminal domain-containing protein, producing the protein MPFNQMMTFPTQLSLRTTHQGIRLFSEPVREIEKLHVKKYQWQNLKIKGKAFQLPQPVNDELLHIKAEFEIQLARRFGIRVHGYTVKYDLKDNLLNGEFVSPVDHKIYLEILLDRNSIEIFANHGRFYLAEAYNSVDQPKHIELFSRNGVTLLKNLEIYPLKSIWNQK; encoded by the coding sequence ATGCCGTTCAACCAGATGATGACCTTTCCGACGCAATTGTCGCTGCGCACGACTCATCAAGGCATTCGGCTTTTCTCCGAGCCCGTACGGGAAATTGAAAAGCTGCATGTTAAAAAGTATCAGTGGCAGAATCTCAAAATTAAGGGAAAAGCATTCCAATTACCGCAACCGGTCAACGATGAGCTGCTGCATATCAAGGCAGAGTTTGAAATTCAGTTGGCGAGACGTTTTGGTATCAGAGTACACGGATACACGGTGAAATATGATCTGAAAGACAACCTGCTGAATGGAGAGTTTGTCAGTCCGGTCGATCATAAAATTTATCTGGAAATACTGTTGGACCGAAATTCGATCGAAATTTTTGCCAATCACGGCAGATTTTATTTGGCTGAAGCCTATAATTCAGTTGATCAACCAAAACACATAGAATTGTTTTCAAGAAATGGTGTTACCTTGTTAAAAAATCTGGAAATCTACCCACTGAAATCAATTTGGAATCAAAAATAA
- a CDS encoding DUF4980 domain-containing protein — protein sequence MRNTIFLVILICIAAGLFNNVPADNKEKSVQKTKTLKLTSRYLNLPVQNNAPMQEMTVDVNHGPVRGFEIELAVDTVDFWVFMDMGRYRGKTALLKLQKAPESSRGFDLIYQSGQIHHQDSLYREKLRPQFHFSSRRGWNNDPNGLVYYDDEYHLFYQHNPYGWNWGNMHWGHAVSPDLIHWQELPIALYPDELGTMFSGSAVIDSQNTSGFQTGDEKVMVAAYTADGPEMQVQCIAYSNDKGRTWSKYKGNPVIGDRRDIVGSSNIRDPKVFWHDQTNQWIMVLFEGTGFSIFNSDNLTDWQYKSHVKGFWECPELFELPVDGVS from the coding sequence ATGAGAAATACTATTTTTTTAGTTATCTTGATTTGCATAGCGGCCGGCCTGTTTAACAATGTACCGGCTGATAACAAAGAGAAAAGTGTTCAGAAAACAAAAACCTTGAAATTAACATCCCGTTATCTGAATTTACCCGTGCAAAACAATGCTCCAATGCAGGAAATGACGGTGGATGTGAACCATGGACCGGTGCGCGGGTTTGAGATTGAGCTGGCTGTGGATACGGTTGATTTCTGGGTGTTCATGGATATGGGCAGATACAGGGGAAAAACAGCTCTGTTAAAGCTGCAAAAAGCGCCTGAATCGTCCCGGGGATTTGATCTCATTTACCAGAGCGGGCAAATTCATCATCAGGACTCGTTGTACAGGGAAAAATTGCGGCCGCAGTTTCACTTTTCTTCAAGACGCGGATGGAATAATGACCCGAACGGCTTGGTGTATTATGACGATGAATACCATTTGTTCTATCAGCATAACCCCTATGGCTGGAACTGGGGCAACATGCATTGGGGACATGCGGTCAGTCCGGATTTGATTCACTGGCAGGAGCTGCCCATCGCCCTGTATCCGGATGAACTGGGAACCATGTTTTCAGGATCGGCCGTGATTGACAGTCAAAACACCAGCGGATTTCAAACCGGCGATGAAAAGGTCATGGTTGCCGCCTATACCGCAGATGGACCGGAGATGCAGGTGCAGTGCATCGCATACAGCAATGACAAAGGGAGAACCTGGAGCAAATACAAAGGGAATCCGGTGATCGGTGACAGAAGGGATATTGTGGGCAGCAGCAACATACGGGATCCCAAAGTATTCTGGCATGATCAGACAAATCAATGGATCATGGTGCTGTTTGAAGGAACCGGATTTTCCATATTCAATTCCGATAATCTAACAGACTGGCAGTATAAAAGCCATGTCAAAGGATTCTGGGAATGTCCCGAATTGTTTGAACTGCCAGTGGATGGGGTATCCTGA
- a CDS encoding alkaline phosphatase D family protein, with product MKAMEKWIRGLILCLTVFSCSYSALAAVPFQATGIRIGEVSDTRAIVWTRLTEHEKPVGLDAPVPDVYYIQPKTGKLFTREQCMATDGVRSRPDWQPLVQYPDGYDVDTIEGAVPGATGKVRVLYKPKQEQKWQMTAWQAVSPLKDYTRQFVLTDLQPNTSYALKTECKSLKGKAGETINGRFITAPPLDESDRVVFAVSTGQKYKDQDAPGGGFKIYPQILKLQPDFFVHTGDIVYYDYYAKTLPLARWHWARIYSLPTNIEFHRQVASYFIKDDHDTWMNDCWPNLKTQFMGRFTFKEGQEVFLEQFPMADSITYRTYRWGKDLQIWLVEGRDYRSPNTMPDGPEKTIWGEEQKAWFKRTVEASDATFRVLVSPTPVVGPDRTSKRDNHSNQAFAHEGQELRRFLRSQDNMVVVCGDRHWQYASRDADTGVMEFSCGPASNEHAGGWSEDQRYPEHKYLNVIGGFLAGIVEYENGAPVLIFRHYSVDGEVLNEERLTAE from the coding sequence ATGAAGGCAATGGAAAAATGGATAAGAGGTTTGATTTTGTGTTTAACGGTTTTCAGTTGTTCATACAGCGCTTTGGCTGCCGTACCGTTCCAGGCAACCGGCATACGTATCGGAGAGGTATCTGATACACGCGCGATTGTATGGACGCGTTTGACTGAGCATGAAAAGCCTGTCGGCCTGGATGCTCCTGTCCCCGATGTATATTACATCCAGCCAAAGACTGGAAAACTATTTACGCGTGAACAGTGCATGGCAACAGACGGCGTACGCAGCCGACCGGACTGGCAGCCGCTCGTTCAGTATCCCGATGGCTATGATGTGGATACAATAGAAGGAGCCGTGCCGGGGGCAACCGGCAAAGTCCGGGTCCTGTACAAGCCGAAACAGGAACAGAAATGGCAAATGACTGCCTGGCAGGCGGTGTCCCCCCTGAAAGATTACACCCGGCAGTTTGTTTTGACTGATTTGCAGCCCAATACCTCCTATGCACTCAAAACAGAATGCAAATCTTTAAAGGGTAAAGCCGGTGAAACGATCAACGGTCGTTTTATCACCGCTCCCCCACTGGACGAATCAGATCGAGTGGTGTTTGCGGTCTCAACCGGACAAAAATATAAAGATCAAGATGCGCCGGGCGGCGGATTTAAAATTTATCCGCAGATATTGAAACTGCAGCCTGACTTTTTTGTGCATACCGGTGATATTGTCTATTATGACTATTATGCCAAGACTCTGCCTTTGGCGCGCTGGCACTGGGCGCGCATCTATAGCCTGCCGACCAATATTGAATTTCACCGCCAAGTGGCCAGTTATTTTATCAAGGATGACCACGATACTTGGATGAACGACTGCTGGCCGAATCTCAAAACCCAATTCATGGGCCGGTTTACCTTTAAAGAAGGACAAGAGGTGTTTTTGGAACAGTTTCCCATGGCGGATTCCATCACGTATCGCACCTACCGCTGGGGCAAAGATCTGCAGATATGGCTGGTGGAAGGCCGCGATTACCGCAGTCCCAATACCATGCCGGACGGCCCGGAAAAAACCATCTGGGGAGAAGAACAAAAAGCCTGGTTTAAACGCACCGTAGAGGCCTCGGATGCGACGTTCCGCGTACTCGTCAGTCCCACACCCGTGGTAGGTCCGGACCGCACCAGCAAACGCGACAACCACTCGAATCAGGCATTTGCTCATGAAGGACAGGAGCTGCGACGTTTTCTTCGTTCCCAGGATAATATGGTTGTGGTGTGCGGAGATCGGCATTGGCAGTATGCATCCCGCGATGCGGATACCGGCGTGATGGAATTTTCCTGCGGTCCCGCCAGCAATGAACACGCCGGCGGCTGGAGTGAGGATCAGCGCTATCCTGAACACAAGTATCTGAATGTCATCGGCGGATTTCTTGCCGGTATAGTAGAGTATGAAAATGGAGCGCCGGTTTTGATCTTTCGGCATTACAGTGTCGATGGTGAAGTACTGAATGAAGAACGATTAACTGCAGAATAG